One stretch of Streptomyces sp. NBC_01363 DNA includes these proteins:
- a CDS encoding BTAD domain-containing putative transcriptional regulator yields MSISLLGGFDIVVGDEPVTVPVGSKRLLAFIALQYRAAVPRTLVAGSLWPEASEQGANTNLRSALSRLQGLGKQALNICPAELRLAREVTVDLFRARSLAQRILDPHVPAQELDLNAAAVDQLSADLLPGWYDDWMLPEAEQWRQLRLHALEALTGAFIDTKEFAWAVTAAHAAVQADPLRESSQASLIRAHLAEDNRSEALYDFERYEQHLRDELGLRPTPRLRRLVSELQQSRPGNGSGPQL; encoded by the coding sequence GTGAGCATCTCTCTTCTCGGCGGTTTCGACATCGTAGTCGGCGACGAACCAGTGACCGTCCCAGTTGGCTCGAAGCGACTACTTGCGTTTATCGCGCTACAATACCGGGCCGCTGTCCCCCGAACTCTGGTAGCCGGGAGTCTTTGGCCCGAAGCATCCGAGCAAGGTGCGAACACGAACCTGCGGTCGGCATTGTCACGCCTCCAGGGCCTCGGGAAGCAAGCACTGAATATCTGCCCCGCCGAGTTGCGCCTCGCGCGGGAGGTCACCGTCGACCTGTTTCGAGCTCGGTCGTTGGCCCAGCGAATACTCGATCCCCATGTCCCGGCCCAGGAGCTCGACCTCAACGCGGCGGCCGTCGACCAGCTGTCCGCCGATTTGCTGCCCGGCTGGTACGACGACTGGATGTTGCCGGAGGCGGAGCAATGGCGGCAGCTTCGACTCCACGCACTTGAGGCACTGACGGGTGCTTTCATTGACACGAAGGAGTTCGCCTGGGCTGTGACGGCCGCCCATGCGGCCGTCCAGGCGGATCCGCTGCGGGAGAGCAGTCAGGCTTCGCTGATCCGCGCCCACCTGGCGGAGGACAATCGGTCCGAGGCACTGTACGACTTCGAACGCTACGAGCAGCACCTCCGTGACGAGCTGGGACTCCGACCCACACCGCGGCTGCGCCGGCTGGTGTCCGAACTCCAGCAGTCGCGCCCCGGTAATGGATCCGGCCCCCAGCTGTAG
- a CDS encoding PDR/VanB family oxidoreductase, with product MPLPLPRLRTVVLVAGAALLAKRALHRRIQNSPLWPLPALEKPVSGHSERRTTATRRLLITERTTPAEGVVQLRLEGSALPAWQPGAHLDLLLPSGLVRQYSLCGDPADPGTYTIATRLVEDGRGGSREVHERLHEGEEVEIRDPRNRFPLADAPAYLFVAGGIGITPILPMLRSVAASGADWRLLYGGRTRASMPFLDEIEKLGTEGGRVTVVPEDEAGRPDAAVALADTAEGTAVYCCGPEPLMNAVTAALPPGRALHLERFTAAAASSAGSGPFEVELRRSGRTVRVAADRSVLAAVRDELPYVSYSCEQGFCGTCQQRVLEGEIDHRDELLTDSERDDSMLICVSRCRGERLVLDL from the coding sequence ATGCCGCTCCCCCTGCCCCGCCTGCGTACCGTCGTCCTGGTCGCCGGCGCCGCACTGCTGGCCAAGCGCGCCCTGCACCGCCGCATCCAGAACTCCCCGCTGTGGCCGCTGCCGGCCCTGGAGAAACCGGTCTCGGGCCACTCCGAGCGCCGCACCACGGCCACCCGCCGGCTGCTGATCACCGAGCGGACCACCCCGGCCGAGGGCGTCGTCCAGCTCCGGCTTGAGGGCTCCGCGCTGCCCGCCTGGCAGCCCGGCGCTCACCTCGACCTCCTGCTGCCCTCCGGCCTGGTCCGCCAGTACTCCCTGTGCGGGGACCCGGCCGACCCCGGCACGTACACCATCGCGACGCGGCTGGTCGAGGACGGCCGCGGCGGCTCCCGCGAGGTCCACGAGCGGCTCCACGAGGGCGAGGAGGTGGAGATCCGCGACCCGCGCAACCGCTTCCCCCTCGCCGACGCCCCCGCGTACCTGTTCGTCGCGGGCGGCATAGGCATCACCCCGATCCTGCCGATGCTGCGGTCGGTCGCCGCCTCGGGAGCCGACTGGCGGCTGCTGTACGGCGGACGGACCCGTGCCTCGATGCCGTTCCTGGACGAGATCGAGAAGCTGGGCACGGAGGGCGGCCGGGTGACGGTCGTCCCCGAGGACGAGGCGGGCCGTCCGGACGCCGCCGTGGCCCTGGCGGACACGGCGGAGGGCACGGCCGTCTACTGCTGCGGCCCCGAACCCCTGATGAACGCGGTCACCGCCGCATTGCCGCCCGGCCGCGCCCTCCATCTGGAACGCTTCACGGCGGCGGCCGCGTCGTCGGCCGGCTCCGGCCCCTTCGAGGTCGAACTGCGCCGCTCCGGCCGTACGGTCCGGGTGGCGGCGGACCGGTCGGTGCTGGCCGCGGTGCGCGACGAACTTCCGTACGTGTCGTACTCCTGTGAGCAGGGCTTCTGCGGAACATGCCAACAGCGCGTCCTGGAGGGCGAGATCGACCACCGCGACGAGCTCCTGACGGACTCCGAACGGGACGACTCGATGCTGATCTGCGTGTCGCGGTGCCGGGGCGAGCGGCTGGTGCTGGATCTCTAG
- a CDS encoding metal-dependent hydrolase: MSNTQPAPVASERTPLKARKVSFAWEKTPLHWVPGDPFTTHTINVLHLLLPAGERWFIHVYRQVLPYIHDEQLRQDVIGFIGQEAVHSQAHDDVLPRLKELGLDPTPYTAQVDWFFEKLLGDRTLPPGRASKWWLMERVALIAAIEHYTAFLGDWVLNAEELDRRGADPMMLDLLRWHGAEEVEHRSVAFEVFMHVDGGYRRRARTWATAFSALVFLWQRGIRFFMENDPSLLNGKGSVKDFYLSGKRGTLPATGDLLRSVPRYLSRGYHPSQEGSTAQAIDYLAHSPAATAAEARMTGTS, translated from the coding sequence ATGTCTAACACGCAGCCAGCGCCGGTCGCGTCGGAGCGGACGCCTCTCAAGGCCCGCAAGGTCTCCTTCGCCTGGGAGAAGACTCCTCTGCACTGGGTGCCGGGCGATCCGTTCACCACACACACCATCAATGTGCTCCACCTCCTGCTGCCCGCCGGGGAACGCTGGTTCATCCACGTGTACCGGCAGGTGCTGCCGTACATCCACGACGAGCAACTGCGCCAGGACGTCATCGGCTTCATCGGCCAGGAGGCCGTGCACTCCCAGGCGCACGACGACGTGCTGCCCCGCCTGAAGGAGCTCGGTCTCGACCCGACGCCGTACACCGCGCAGGTCGACTGGTTCTTCGAGAAGCTGCTCGGCGACCGGACGCTGCCGCCGGGCCGGGCGAGCAAGTGGTGGCTGATGGAGCGGGTGGCGCTGATCGCGGCGATCGAGCACTACACCGCCTTCCTCGGCGACTGGGTGCTGAACGCGGAAGAGTTGGACCGGCGCGGCGCCGATCCGATGATGCTGGATCTGCTGCGCTGGCACGGTGCGGAGGAGGTCGAGCACCGCTCGGTCGCGTTCGAGGTGTTCATGCATGTCGACGGCGGCTACCGGCGGCGGGCGCGCACCTGGGCCACGGCGTTCAGCGCGCTGGTCTTCCTCTGGCAGCGGGGCATCCGCTTCTTCATGGAGAACGACCCGAGCCTGCTGAACGGAAAGGGGTCGGTCAAGGACTTCTACCTCAGCGGCAAGCGCGGCACCCTGCCCGCCACCGGTGATCTGCTGCGTTCGGTGCCCCGCTATCTGAGCCGCGGCTATCACCCCTCGCAGGAGGGCAGCACGGCCCAGGCCATCGACTATCTCGCCCACTCGCCCGCGGCCACGGCCGCCGAGGCCCGTATGACGGGAACCAGCTGA